From the Lathyrus oleraceus cultivar Zhongwan6 chromosome 3, CAAS_Psat_ZW6_1.0, whole genome shotgun sequence genome, the window AATGATCattgatcatcttcaatactttgcatcagtgataagttatcccctgatgcgtcatattttgaatcttttgacctaGGGATAGATAATCCTAAAATGTTTCCCttgtacatattactaaccactaactatACTTCATTAACTTTGTTTACCGCTAACCATTGTTATTGCAATTTTGTTACTATTGTCTTGTGGTTTATTTTATGTCATATATATCTCACTAACcattgttattttgatcttattattattaccttgtgatttacttttatgtcattgtgttgtaatttattttatatcactcatcatcatcattatatatactcatcatgcatgtttattattattatttactttatTGTTATCATACATCTCATAATCCTTCCcgttattattattattatttaatttattttattgtatATATAAATGATGCAACGTGACTTAAGAAATATGAATAAAAACTTGGGAGACAAAATTAAGAATTAAGGTAGGATATATATTAGATATCTTTTCTGTTATGTGATAATCTAAGTCCAATAATATCATCTCATAATCCTATACTCCATGCAACTATCATGTTTCAAGATTAAAGGACCAAACTCAAAATTGTTTCCCTCAATCAATCATAAATTTGTGAGAGAGTATTAGAGATAACAAAAACAACAGTATTCCTATTTTTGAAAAGTTTGTTAGGATCGATTAAGTTGGTTAGAAAAATTACATAGACTCCCAAAAAATTTAGTGACCCTTTTGGCTTCATCATCTATACTCTTCAAATGTATTTTGAAACTCTTTTGTGAGAGGACAAAACATTGAAATAGTGAACACAATTTTCTGACATGACCACTCTATTACCTTGCCACGTACACAAACACTATATATCACCATACTCAAAACAAAATTCGCAGCTATTTAATAATGTTGCCCTACAAGTTTTGTGTTGTGTGCAGTTGAACAACATTGGAATTCTTTTCTCCGTTCACATATCACGTTCATCTCTACATGTTGAAAACCGCAAAATCTCTATCCACACAAATTCCATTTTCATCTCTCTCAATATACAATTTACATACAATTATTCATTTGCTAATTCTCTAACTTttctatatctatctatctatatacTTATCTAAAAACCAGAACTCTTCGTTGATTACAGATCGACTAATCTCTCGAGTCAAATAGTATCATATCTGACGTCTAAGTTTCTCTTAGAAATTTTAATGTTGATactattttcttaaatcaaacacTCACCTCATCTAAACTCTCTTGTGGTAGCTCTAGCTCTAGATTAATTACTACTTACTTACAAGTTATACAAATTACAAGAACAAAAGAACAAGGCCAAAAAGTAGTTCATCATTCCAAGAACACATTATGTTAGTTGAAATTGAACTAAGAATATCATGGCGGTTTCCTCCTCTACCTCCAAAAACTTGTGATAATGATGAGTTCAATAGAAACATCTTTGCCTTCTCCAACAAATAGTTAACTCCACCGTCATCGTCACCGTCATCGTCGACACTTCGACTACGAATCGCTTGTTCAATCTTCTTTTTAGGGCATCTAAGAAGACCAATATAAGTATCCAAATCATGAACACAAGAAGGGTTTTGAACATTGAAGAAATCAAGCATAAGTTCAACACCAACATGTGCATAACAAGAACAACTCCATGGAAACTCATATCTCCCACCCATCAAAACCCTAAAATTTTCATTGAACAAAACACCAGGTAACTTTGTTATTGGATCATTAACATTCGATATTCTCAAAACTTTCACACCTAACTCTTCACATCTTTTCTTAAACTCCAAGTTACCAACCCTTGGTCCTCCAAATGAAAAAACAGTAACACTAGCATCATTTTTATCGCTCTTTTTGTTTAAACCTAGCTCTGAAATATCATAAGCAAGTAAAATAGCTAAAGCACTTCCCATGCTATGACCAGCTAAAGATATACTAACATTCTTCTCACCTTTGTGTCTATTCATCAACCTCGAAATCTCCGAAAGAAGTTGTTCTCTACAACTTTGTAACCCGAACTTCGAAGAACTCTCATCCGAAGTATACAAAGAGAGAAACCCCGACTCCACTTTCACGTTCGGGAGTCGGTTATTCGGATCAAGCGAGGCCGGTGTTAACGAGCTCATTAGATTCGAAATCCATTCTTGATTCGTAACCGTTCCACGGAAAGTTATCACGATATCTCTCCGACCGAGTTTTCGGTAAGAATCATCAGACGAAACCGCAACATAACCAATCCACCGACCAGAAGAGTTGTTTTCTATGATGTTTGGTGGTGTCGCATAGATATATTTTGTAACTTCATATCCACAATTCTCCATTCCAACTTCTCTCAACATACTCTTCTTACCATACTTACAATTCAAGTATCTTTTAGAGCTTTGATCAAGATCAAAAGCCTTGTAAGAAGATGTAACAAACTCCCCGTATCGAATAATCTCTTCGCGAAGAATCGGGTGTAAAGGGTTCAAAAGATTTTCCCAGTTATTGCACCCTTGAATCTCTCTCCAAATATTTGCAAGATTTttagtagtagtagtagtaaTAGGAACAATTTTGTGCGTGTATTTAGAAGAAGTGGAGGTGTTAATAGTATTAGGGTAAATATTTTGTGGAAAAGTGATATCTAGTGAAGCTAAATTTGAAGCTAGAATGGAAGATGATTTCAAAGAAGG encodes:
- the LOC127130468 gene encoding galactolipase DONGLE, chloroplastic-like; translated protein: MASSITHLPNKTSMMNHITFSQTFHTKTHPFGQVSLPNTPSLKSSSILASNLASLDITFPQNIYPNTINTSTSSKYTHKIVPITTTTTKNLANIWREIQGCNNWENLLNPLHPILREEIIRYGEFVTSSYKAFDLDQSSKRYLNCKYGKKSMLREVGMENCGYEVTKYIYATPPNIIENNSSGRWIGYVAVSSDDSYRKLGRRDIVITFRGTVTNQEWISNLMSSLTPASLDPNNRLPNVKVESGFLSLYTSDESSSKFGLQSCREQLLSEISRLMNRHKGEKNVSISLAGHSMGSALAILLAYDISELGLNKKSDKNDASVTVFSFGGPRVGNLEFKKRCEELGVKVLRISNVNDPITKLPGVLFNENFRVLMGGRYEFPWSCSCYAHVGVELMLDFFNVQNPSCVHDLDTYIGLLRCPKKKIEQAIRSRSVDDDGDDDGGVNYLLEKAKMFLLNSSLSQVFGGRGGNRHDILSSISTNIMCSWNDELLFGLVLLFL